The region atAAGAAAAACCCAGAGTGAAATGGCAATGCTGGTAAATTATACTGagtatttaaagagaaataacAGTTCATAAACTgtcttcaaaaacagaaaaaagatagACAATCTCAACACATTGAGGAAAAAAACCTTCTTGGAATCTGAAGTTAATTTGTCTGTGATAATCTGAATCATGAAAAGGTACTTGATAAATGTTTAGCACGGGACTGCAGAAAACAGGGGCTTATGGAAAATCACTGAACACAATAAGTCTTCTCTAGACAGTGAAGTGTTTGCAATGAGCTTGATAACAGTAAAAATAGAACTTTTCCTTGTTATTCCTACATTGAATAATTCAGTTATTCTTATAACCTCTGAAATAGATGCAGAGAAGGTATATTGCAGAGTCAAAGCAACCTCCGCGAGGGCATCAGAAGGATCACAGGAACTTAATTCTCTCATGCCTCAGATGCTGGGGTTCCTTTCCAAGTCTTACCTGCAGCAGCTCCATTGTTGACCCTTGCAAATGGTGCTCCACATCTGAGATGAGATTGGTCACCAACAGCTTCTCTTTGACCAGATCATTCTCAGATTCTGCCAGCTCTTTGAGAATAACTTCCAACTCATCCTTCAGTTTTTTCAGTTCCTTCACCTCCTCACTGTCCAGGATTTGTCTTAGTCTTGTAAAGTTTTCCTGGACACTTTGCATCTCATTTTGTATTTGAGTCTTCAGGaatgagaaaaagacagagagagggacTTGGGCCATCGGCCTGAGACTGGGAGCCAGAAAAATAACTATTCTGCTTGGGAAGTTCCCACAaggagtgaaagtctctcagtcatgtctgactctttgtaaccccatggactatacagtccatggaattctctaggcaagaatacttgagtaggtagcctttcccttctccaggggatcttcccaacctagggattgaacccaggtctcccgcattgtgggtggattctttaccagctgagcataagggaagcccaagaatactggagtgggtagcctatcccttctccaggggatcttccccaacccaggaattgaactggggtctcctgcattgcaggcggattcttcaccaactgaactatcaggggaGCCCACAAGGAAgtgaaatagaaagagaaaagcaaaacttgGGGTAGCTgactttgtttataatttttttctctttaccatatttcaaaataatggtCCCAAGTCTGCACTGTTGAAGGCAACTCAGAGCCAAATGGGATCTCTGGGTGTGGGCAGCCTTCACACATCTGTCCAGGATGCCCATGCCTCCCTCCATTACTCCtgaccccctcccaccaccctctcccaAAAAGTTGAACACTGAGGGCAGAACGATGAGCCATTGTCAGATATCTCCCTGAGAAGACTAATAAACATGACAAGAATGGAATATGAAATTTCCTAGCCATCCTCATCAGAGAGGCCCTCTCTATAAATACTCCCCTTCCagtatttatgtttatttgtggTATGGTCCCTTTTTAATACCACACCAATTATAGGAAGGCTGAAGAAAAGGATGAGCCAAATGACTTAACTGTCATGGTGCAAAGAAAAAGGCAGCTCCTTGTGACCAACCCAAGGTCCTGCACCTGTCTAACTTTCTCAGGAAGTGTCTTCTCATACCTTCCAAGTAGACATCTCTTCTCTGACTTCAATTTCCAACTTCTCAGCTTCCTGTTTCTCTGCCTTCAGCCTCTGCAGACATGATTGGAGCGTTTCCTGTGAGAGAAGAATCACACCAGTGTCAAGATATGGGCTTTCTCAGCATCACTATATTGGATAAATGGGATAAATAAGGCTGATTTCCAAAGAGAATAGACTTAACAGAAACTGTGAAAGTGACTAGAATCTCTGACTTGGGAGAAGACCTTGATAGTGAATGTGTTCTTTGAGACTCAAGATATAGGAGACACTGTCCCCTCACCAAGAGAAGACTGGTTCTCTTTGTTTTGGAAGAAACTTgattctgtaagaaaaaaaaaaaaaaaaacgtacaCCTCAATCCACCCAGTGTCCTAGTAACGTATCATGTTCAGAAGGGTAATGAGAGCTTCTCTTGGCCCCAGATGTCCACGCCCTAGCACAAGATACATGAATGTCTACTTTTGCCTAAGAGTCCATTTGTTTGCTTATACTTGGGTGGAATGCACAGAAATTTTCTTCACATGTCAGAAGGTAGGCATACGAAGAAAAGGGATCACAGGCCTCAAGTCCCTGGTAGCCAGGTAATTAAAGTCCAATGCAAAGTAGAGATTTCCCTCAAGTACCATTTCCTGCTGTGTTTTTTCTCCATTCTGGTCTCTTACCTGGTACTTTGgtgcaacctcctccaagaggaacGTCTCATGACCTCGGTGCGCCTGAGATCGCTCGCAAAGCCAACAAATGACCTTCCTATCCTTTTCACAGAAGAGCTGGAGTTTCTCTCCATGGTGAGCACAGAGATTTCTCTTTTGCTCTTCCTCTTGGTTCCCCTTAACCTCTTGGAGCCTCTGCACTATATTGGCCACCTGCCTGTTAGGCCGCAGGTTCCCAGGCTCAAAACTAACTCTGCATACAGGGCAGCTTCTGTTCCCCTCTTGGCCAATTATGGATTCCTTGTTGTTTACAGTGATACAGGCTTGACAGAAGGTGTGGCCACAGTCAAGGCTCAGGGGTTCTGTCAGAAGCTCCAGGCAAACAGGGCAGGTCACCTCCTCTTGTATGTTCATCAGGATTCCTGAAGCCATGGCAGTTGCTCACTGCTCCTTCTTGTCTTGACTTCTGACAGTTCTCTCGTTCGCAGATCCCTGAATGACTGGAAAGATTAAAAGTGCAGAGTAAGAACAGTAGAAGTAAAATGACACTTGTTATCTAGAAATCAAGGATGACCC is a window of Cervus canadensis isolate Bull #8, Minnesota chromosome 11, ASM1932006v1, whole genome shotgun sequence DNA encoding:
- the LOC122449879 gene encoding tripartite motif-containing protein 5-like isoform X2 is translated as MASGILMNIQEEVTCPVCLELLTEPLSLDCGHTFCQACITVNNKESIIGQEGNRSCPVCRVSFEPGNLRPNRQVANIVQRLQEVKGNQEEEQKRNLCAHHGEKLQLFCEKDRKVICWLCERSQAHRGHETFLLEEVAPKYQETLQSCLQRLKAEKQEAEKLEIEVREEMSTWKTQIQNEMQSVQENFTRLRQILDSEEVKELKKLKDELEVILKELAESENDLVKEKLLVTNLISDVEHHLQGSTMELLQQQHNDDFNMDT